One Solea senegalensis isolate Sse05_10M linkage group LG3, IFAPA_SoseM_1, whole genome shotgun sequence genomic window carries:
- the pcolceb gene encoding procollagen C-endopeptidase enhancer b: MEDRVWTVCLLVILTLGWTEAQSQSNSTRPTFLCGGHLVIDSGIVASEGFPSHYKPNSKCTWYITVPEGHVVMLSFRLFDLEADPTCRYDYLDVYNGHNRLVQKLGRFCGTFRPGALISTSNTMMIDMVSDEATGGRGFLAFFTAGKPHVEENQFCGGRLTKEQGSVKTPNWPNSDYPAGISCSWHITVEPSNVIEVKFEKLDLEPDTYCRYDYVALFNGGEKDNSRRIGKFCGDRAPSTIVTNGNELLVQFVSDLSVTSDGFMAHYSSVPRGSRRPTAGGDFIYRPQTTVMPQKKAVRPSKPTKPTPKPKPAVQPKPTKKALVKKPPLRKPTKKPAVKPWAKPKPTPKVPVKKPAPKPGSKPTPKPKFVKPTLKPSIKAKPTRKPAVKVKPTLKPAVKPVKPTVRSGVKPPAKPKVTAKPGTSKTVTKKPAVSKKPLPLNPLCTQACKRTGTLQTSYCTHDFVITGKITSVTAGQRGSAKVEVALIKAYKAGRLNVAKSGPTTSVTLTSTCKRCPGLSKGLNYVLMGKVDAQGNGQLSPSSFTLLYKPIHAKALALLSRKSC; encoded by the exons ATGGAGGACAGGGTGTGGACTGTGTGCCTTCTTGTCATTTTGACTCTGGGATGGACGGAGGCTCAGAGTCAGAGCAACTCCACCAg GCCGACCTTCCTCTGTGGAGGTCACCTGGTCATAGACTCGGGCATCGTGGCCAGCGAAGGTTTCCCCAGTCACTACAAACCCAACAGTAAATGCACCTGGTACATCACT GTCCCTGAGGGTCATGTGGTCATGCTGTCTTTCCGCCTCTTCGACTTGGAGGCCGACCCCACCTGTCGCTACGACTACCTGGACGTCTACAATGGTCACAACCGCTTGGTGCAGAAGCTGGGGCGCTTCTGTGGGACGTTCAGGCCTGGTGCCCTCATCTCCACCTCCAACACCATGATGATAGACATGGTGTCGGACGAGGCCACCGGAGGAAGAGGCTTTCTGGCTTTCTTCACCGCGGGGAAGCCTCATGTGGAAG AGAATCAGTTCTGCGGAGGACGACTGACTAAAGAGCAGGGTTCTGTTAAGACGCCCAACTGGCCCAACTCTGATTACCCAGCAGGCATCAGCTGCTCCTGGCATATCACTGTCGAGCCAAGTAAT GTGATCGAGGTGAAGTTTGAGAAGCTGGACTTGGAGCCGGACACGTACTGCCGCTACGACTACGTGGCGTTGTTTAACGGAGGAGAGAAGGACAACTCCAGAAGAATTGGGAAATTCTGTGGAGACAGGGCTCCAAG CACTATCGTGACCAATGGGAACGAGCTACTTGTCCAGTTTGTCTCTGACCTCAGCGTGACCTCCGATGGCTTCATGGCCCACTACTCCAGTGTGCCCCGCGGTTCCCGAAGACCCACCGCCGGGGGAGACTTCATCTACAGGCCTCAGACAACGGTCATGCcacaaaaaaaagctgtgagGCCGAGTAAACCCACCAAACCGACCCCCAAACCAAAACCTGCCGTCCAgccaaagcccaccaaaaaagCACTGGTGAAGAAACCTCCTCTGCGCAAACCTACCAAGAAGCCGGCAGTCAAGCCCTGGGCTAAACCCAAACCAACACCTAAGGTACCTGTGAAGAAGCCCGCACCTAAACCTGGATCTAAACCTACACCCAAACCCAAGTTTGTCAAACCGACTCTCAAACCCAGCATCAAGGCGAAACCCACGCGCAAACCTGCAGTGAAGGTCAAACCCACCTTAAAACCTGCAGTCAAACCAGTAAAGCCGACAGTCAGGAGTGGAGTTAAACCGCCCGCTAAACCTAAAGTGACAGCAAAACCAGGAACAAGCAAAACGGTGACCAAGAAGCCTGCTGTGAGCAAGAAAC cgTTACCACTGAACCCACTGTGTACACAGGCGTGTAAGCGGACAGGGACTCTGCAGACCAGCTACTGCACCCATGACTTTG TTATTACGGGTAAGATCACGTCTGTGACTGCTGGTCAAAGAGGCTCCGCAAAAGTGGAGGTGGCCCTGATCAAGGCCTACAAGGCAGGACGCCTCAACGTCGCCAAATCAGGCCCGACCACGTCAGTCACTCTGACCTCCACCTGCAAGAGATGCCCCGGCCTAAGCAAAG